From Armatimonadota bacterium, one genomic window encodes:
- a CDS encoding ATP-binding protein, translating into MNSTLLPRHVQTALADRLRVMPAVVVTGARQTGKSTLVQALTPGERRFFSLDDLDALDLARRDPEALVGGAAPVTLDEVQREPGLLSAVKRAIDRRRGPGQFLLTGSANLLLMRQVSESLAGRASYLTLWPMTRREQRGMGRCGLWERLLAAEETEWLDVLRSSDDEPEDWRPLARRGGFPTPAIHMKTAAERTVWFEGYVRTYLERDLQILSAISALPDFRRLMRGACLRLGQIVNQTELARDVALPQPTAHRYLNLIETSFLLVRVPAYAVNRTKRLIKAPKLYWGDTGLALHLAGSAEPTGAHLENLVLNDLLCWRDARPEQAELLYWRTTTGEEVDFVVEASGRLLPIEVKATPRPRLADAAAIRAFRAEYGRASRAGVLLHTGTRREWLTPDVLAAPWWSVC; encoded by the coding sequence ATGAATAGCACTCTTCTCCCCCGCCACGTCCAGACAGCGCTCGCGGATCGACTGCGCGTGATGCCGGCCGTCGTCGTCACGGGTGCCCGGCAGACGGGCAAGAGCACGCTGGTTCAAGCCCTGACGCCCGGCGAACGGCGGTTCTTCTCCCTCGACGACCTCGACGCACTGGACCTCGCCCGGAGAGATCCGGAGGCCCTCGTCGGAGGCGCGGCGCCGGTCACCCTCGACGAGGTGCAGCGGGAGCCGGGCCTGCTGTCGGCGGTGAAGCGGGCGATCGACCGCCGTCGGGGGCCCGGACAGTTCCTGCTCACCGGCTCGGCCAATCTGCTGCTCATGCGGCAGGTCTCGGAGTCGCTGGCCGGCCGCGCCAGCTACCTCACACTGTGGCCGATGACCCGGCGGGAACAACGAGGCATGGGCCGCTGCGGCCTGTGGGAACGCCTGCTGGCCGCCGAGGAGACCGAGTGGCTCGACGTGCTCCGATCATCGGACGACGAGCCCGAGGACTGGCGGCCGCTGGCGCGGCGGGGCGGCTTTCCAACGCCCGCCATCCACATGAAGACGGCGGCGGAACGAACGGTGTGGTTCGAGGGCTACGTGCGCACCTACCTGGAACGCGACCTGCAGATCCTCTCGGCCATCTCCGCGCTGCCGGACTTCCGGCGCCTGATGAGGGGAGCGTGTCTGCGGCTGGGGCAGATCGTGAACCAGACAGAACTGGCCCGGGATGTCGCGCTGCCGCAGCCGACCGCCCACCGCTACCTGAACCTGATCGAGACCTCTTTCCTGCTGGTGCGGGTGCCGGCGTACGCGGTGAACCGTACGAAGCGGCTGATCAAGGCGCCGAAACTGTACTGGGGTGATACGGGCCTGGCTCTGCACCTGGCGGGGTCGGCTGAGCCGACGGGCGCGCACCTGGAGAACCTCGTGCTCAACGACCTCCTGTGTTGGCGCGACGCTCGACCGGAGCAGGCGGAGCTTCTCTACTGGCGCACGACGACCGGCGAAGAGGTGGATTTCGTGGTCGAGGCCTCGGGCCGGCTGCTGCCCATCGAGGTCAAGGCGACGCCGCGCCCGCGTCTGGCCGACGCCGCGGCGATCCGCGCCTTTCGCGCCGAGTACGGAAGGGCGTCGCGCGCCGGCGTGTTGCTGCACACGGGGACGCGGCGCGAGTGGCTGACGCCGGACGT